One window of the Carnobacterium maltaromaticum DSM 20342 genome contains the following:
- a CDS encoding DUF4430 domain-containing protein, which translates to MKKIIRLVLSIGVIALIVGCGNAAVTKEDSSSSKTKDVTVTVILKENHKEFDQKKIEVAEKTDLQTAMEKNFDVVTDKGFIKSIEGKEQDNAEQNTKGSYWMYDINGAPATVGASDTKLKDGDEIVWDLSGQ; encoded by the coding sequence ATGAAAAAAATAATACGTTTAGTTTTATCTATAGGGGTTATTGCTTTAATCGTTGGGTGTGGCAATGCAGCTGTTACCAAAGAAGATTCATCTAGTTCTAAGACTAAAGATGTGACAGTAACAGTCATATTAAAAGAAAATCACAAAGAGTTTGATCAGAAAAAAATTGAAGTAGCTGAAAAGACAGACTTACAAACAGCTATGGAAAAGAATTTTGACGTAGTAACAGATAAAGGTTTTATCAAAAGTATAGAGGGTAAAGAACAAGATAACGCAGAACAAAATACAAAAGGTAGTTACTGGATGTATGATATCAATGGAGCTCCAGCAACTGTGGGAGCGAGTGACACGAAGCTTAAAGATGGCGATGAAATTGTGTGGGATTTAAGTGGACAATAA
- a CDS encoding lytic polysaccharide monooxygenase — MKKLTASKAMKLGLSSAILGGALFFSTNFASAHGYVEQPVSRGYAGELAKNSIGWGPALEKYGNVITNPQSLESPKGFPEAGPADGKIASADGGLGQIGDFVLDQQSLNRWDKQEMTGGVNSFVWKYTAEHKTTKWHYYITKKGWNPNAPLTRSEFELIGTVNHDGSMPSNNPVHKINVPTDRTGYYVILAVWDVADTPNAFYNVIDVNLKNDGSGEEGETPNQPQNLKSDEVTNKSIKLSWTAPTNTDVKEYNIYRDTIKVGTVGGTTFTDIDLQEKTTYGYQVEAVGFDGKVSEKSSVVFVETKEIPAEDTEKPSVPSKVHSMKTTSNSVDLMWTESTHPIAVKEYTVYRDGKKVGTTKTNRFLDTGLNAETNYVYTVKAVSIGGNISDKSDSFKVTTAKEMNEHREWKVGSFSNPVSYTANELVSYQGKNYKVLNTHVNYGDLTWAPGIPNSLFEEVK, encoded by the coding sequence ATGAAAAAATTGACAGCATCAAAAGCAATGAAATTAGGTTTATCATCAGCAATTTTAGGAGGAGCTCTTTTCTTTTCTACAAATTTCGCTTCGGCGCATGGTTATGTAGAGCAGCCTGTTAGTCGAGGTTATGCAGGCGAGTTAGCAAAAAATTCTATCGGTTGGGGCCCTGCTCTTGAAAAATATGGAAATGTTATCACAAATCCACAATCGCTAGAATCTCCAAAAGGTTTTCCAGAAGCTGGACCGGCTGACGGTAAAATAGCTTCAGCTGATGGAGGTTTAGGACAAATAGGCGATTTTGTTTTAGATCAACAATCACTTAATCGTTGGGATAAACAAGAAATGACTGGTGGAGTTAATTCTTTCGTTTGGAAATATACTGCCGAACATAAAACAACAAAATGGCATTATTATATTACCAAAAAAGGTTGGAACCCTAATGCGCCTTTAACACGTTCTGAATTCGAATTGATTGGCACTGTTAATCATGATGGTTCAATGCCATCAAATAATCCTGTGCATAAAATTAATGTTCCAACAGACCGCACTGGTTATTATGTGATTCTTGCAGTTTGGGATGTTGCTGATACGCCAAATGCCTTTTATAATGTTATTGATGTTAACTTAAAAAATGATGGTTCCGGAGAAGAAGGCGAAACTCCTAACCAACCACAAAATTTAAAATCAGATGAAGTTACAAACAAGTCTATTAAATTGTCATGGACAGCTCCAACTAATACAGATGTTAAAGAATACAATATCTACCGTGATACTATTAAAGTAGGAACTGTCGGCGGAACAACTTTTACTGATATAGATTTGCAAGAAAAAACTACTTATGGTTACCAAGTAGAGGCTGTTGGATTTGACGGTAAAGTATCAGAAAAAAGTTCAGTTGTCTTTGTAGAAACAAAAGAAATACCAGCAGAGGATACAGAAAAACCATCTGTTCCAAGTAAAGTTCATTCAATGAAAACTACTTCAAATTCTGTCGATTTAATGTGGACAGAATCAACACATCCGATTGCAGTTAAAGAGTACACGGTTTATCGCGATGGAAAAAAAGTTGGAACGACTAAAACAAATAGATTTTTAGATACAGGATTAAATGCTGAAACAAACTATGTCTATACTGTCAAAGCAGTTAGTATTGGTGGAAATATTTCAGATAAGAGTGATTCATTCAAAGTTACAACCGCAAAAGAAATGAATGAGCATAGAGAATGGAAAGTAGGGTCATTCAGTAACCCTGTAAGTTACACTGCCAATGAATTAGTTTCTTACCAAGGAAAAAATTATAAAGTTCTAAACACACATGTAAATTATGGCGACTTGACTTGGGCTCCCGGCATACCAAATAGCCTTTTTGAAGAAGTAAAATAA
- a CDS encoding prenyltransferase/squalene oxidase repeat-containing protein, translated as MKQRLITLLATFTLMIGFVAVPVSSAYAAVTVDEAIDGATAKMLADGFISSDWEALAIARSNTPASKELRQDYYDSIVSSISHSSYFSATDYERTIIGLVSIGADPTNISEATQRNNLIDDLYHMDVANSGTNGIIYGILALQTKDYEVPADAVFSIQDLIDKLISLQKVSGGWALFGSASDIDITGMAMTALAKYKDMPEVAAALDRSVDYLSTVQLESGGFKGWSNENSNSLSQAIMGLTMTGNDPTGPRFTKNFNAIDALMTYRTDDGGFKWLLTDAGSNSMALDQAAYTLAQYKAFLNGGASIYDFVNNPVPQLIETPVDPDPEVTDPEVTDPETTDPEVTDPETTEPEVTNPDPGVTEPETTNPEKEKTPDPTPTEKPTVVEPVAVKEADKPANLIKAPISNTAENTKSDETNNFPKTGESSEFGIFTALLGTSIVLIGLIVWYENKKKQTAKA; from the coding sequence ATGAAACAAAGATTGATTACGCTGTTGGCAACATTTACTTTAATGATTGGGTTTGTGGCAGTACCAGTAAGTTCGGCTTATGCTGCGGTAACCGTAGACGAAGCAATTGATGGCGCAACGGCTAAAATGTTGGCTGATGGGTTTATATCAAGTGATTGGGAAGCATTAGCTATAGCAAGATCGAATACACCAGCGAGTAAAGAACTACGCCAAGACTATTATGATTCTATTGTTTCTTCTATTAGTCATTCATCTTATTTTTCGGCAACTGACTATGAGCGCACAATTATCGGTTTAGTGTCTATTGGGGCTGATCCGACAAATATTTCTGAAGCAACACAACGTAATAATTTAATTGATGATTTATATCATATGGATGTAGCTAATTCTGGAACGAACGGCATAATCTATGGGATTTTAGCTTTACAAACAAAAGACTATGAAGTGCCAGCAGATGCAGTCTTTTCAATTCAAGATTTGATTGATAAATTAATTAGTTTACAAAAAGTTAGCGGTGGTTGGGCGCTTTTTGGTTCAGCTAGTGATATTGATATTACAGGAATGGCAATGACTGCTTTAGCTAAATATAAAGATATGCCTGAAGTAGCAGCAGCTTTAGACCGAAGTGTCGATTATTTATCGACAGTTCAATTGGAATCAGGTGGGTTTAAAGGATGGTCAAATGAAAATTCAAATTCCCTTTCACAAGCTATAATGGGTCTTACAATGACTGGAAATGACCCTACTGGACCTAGATTTACCAAAAACTTCAATGCCATTGATGCTTTAATGACTTATAGAACAGATGATGGAGGATTTAAATGGTTGTTAACTGATGCCGGAAGCAATTCGATGGCTTTAGATCAAGCAGCTTACACTTTAGCTCAGTATAAAGCCTTTTTAAATGGTGGAGCATCAATTTACGATTTTGTGAACAATCCTGTACCTCAATTAATTGAAACACCTGTTGATCCAGATCCAGAGGTAACAGACCCAGAAGTAACGGATCCAGAAACAACTGATCCAGAAGTAACCGATCCAGAAACAACAGAACCAGAAGTCACAAATCCAGATCCAGGAGTAACAGAGCCAGAAACAACTAATCCAGAAAAAGAGAAGACACCAGATCCTACACCAACAGAGAAACCGACTGTTGTTGAGCCTGTTGCTGTAAAAGAGGCTGATAAACCAGCAAATTTAATCAAAGCACCGATTTCAAATACAGCTGAAAATACGAAATCAGATGAGACAAATAATTTTCCGAAAACAGGTGAATCAAGCGAATTCGGCATATTTACTGCGTTATTAGGAACGAGTATTGTGCTTATTGGTTTAATCGTTTGGTATGAAAATAAAAAGAAACAAACCGCTAAAGCTTAA
- a CDS encoding GH36-type glycosyl hydrolase domain-containing protein: protein MTTTQNLIQFQAGKTTVQFLKSGDIYEINHAGTMYNQVHTNMIDGSLNNIYLRKLENGKIKFFPLVGVQSQSALYQGDNQLKWTGIAGGVEYEVIFSLTEDDCWFWEVHLQGNQVEVDVIYGQDVGLAGIGALQSNEAYVGQYIDHAVFKDEETGFTVCSRQNQPQSDNQFPYFQQGSLTKNNGYSTDGFQFYGLSYKETNSPFALTQENLANEIYQYEMAYTALQSEQVELNGKATFVFYGFAAENHPVAITKVEYQEKIQQAWQELKEKDSSDFILQETVKRAVNFGEPVQTESLTKTEIMHLFPSRQAEEYDGEQLLSFFTDREAHIVLKEKELQMERAHGHILLSGEHLTISDEIITTTSYMYGLFNAQVVLGNTSMNKLMSNARNALNVMKTSGQRIYIELNGSYHLLTMPSAFEMSFNYAKWYYKLADDMLIITNYTTVADAELKLEVRSQSGHAYKFIVTNQITMNENEYNVPFNMEKDGNTLTFTPDNQSTMAKNYPNLAYYMQIDKADFIVADDHLLVESQLDSAYPLVVIALAETAEFDLTIQGKTQGNGFQFAQRDFATEVNKYNRHFEKIMNQFKLTHENKDIQTEMSRLNTLAWWYTHNMLVHYLMPHGLEQYGGAAWGTRDVSQGPVEYFFATDKAEIVRDIIQTLFANQFENDGNWPQWFMFDKYDQIKAEESHGDVIVWPLKVVGDYLKRTGDYSLLESQIPYTDRNTFKKTTKTVSLLEHLRKEIDYIKGNFLAGTYLSCYGDGDWDDTLQPYDSRLKKNMASSWTVALTYQTLKQLTEVLAGKAPEFSLEIAELVTGIEKDFKKYMLQTDVIPGFVYMEDPEHVELMIHPTDTKTGIQYRLLPMTRSMIGELLTPEEAEAHYQLIRQELYHPDGVRLMNRPATYQGGVSTNFKRAEQAANFGREVGLQYVHAHIRFTEAMAKVGKADEVWRGFSVINPVQITDVVANAERRQSNAYFSSSDGNFKTRYAAQEHFSELKTGDVTVKGGWRIYSSGPGIYMNQLISNGLGIRKESDHLIFDPILTKELDGLIFKYECLGVPVEIHYHVGQQEVKGIKVNGELLPSEIETNRYRDGGIKVANDVLKAALLKSQKIDIYC, encoded by the coding sequence ATGACAACAACACAAAATTTAATCCAGTTTCAAGCTGGAAAAACAACAGTTCAATTTTTAAAAAGTGGCGATATTTATGAAATTAACCACGCAGGAACAATGTATAATCAGGTCCATACAAATATGATTGATGGCTCACTGAACAATATCTATTTACGAAAATTAGAGAATGGAAAAATTAAGTTCTTTCCTTTAGTCGGTGTTCAATCTCAAAGTGCTCTTTATCAAGGGGATAATCAATTAAAATGGACTGGCATAGCCGGTGGAGTTGAGTATGAAGTTATTTTTAGCTTAACTGAAGATGATTGTTGGTTTTGGGAAGTTCATTTACAAGGAAATCAAGTCGAAGTAGATGTGATTTATGGTCAAGATGTTGGGTTAGCAGGCATTGGAGCTTTGCAATCTAATGAGGCCTATGTTGGTCAGTATATTGATCATGCCGTTTTTAAAGATGAAGAGACTGGTTTTACCGTTTGTTCAAGACAAAATCAACCTCAATCAGATAACCAATTTCCTTATTTCCAACAAGGAAGCTTAACAAAAAATAACGGATACTCTACTGATGGCTTCCAATTTTATGGTTTGTCCTATAAAGAAACCAACAGCCCATTTGCTTTAACGCAAGAAAATCTAGCAAATGAAATCTATCAATATGAAATGGCTTATACAGCTTTGCAATCAGAACAAGTGGAGCTTAATGGGAAAGCGACATTTGTGTTTTATGGATTTGCTGCGGAAAATCATCCTGTAGCTATCACAAAGGTTGAATATCAAGAAAAAATTCAACAAGCTTGGCAAGAGTTGAAAGAAAAAGATTCTAGCGATTTTATTTTACAGGAAACAGTTAAAAGAGCAGTTAATTTTGGTGAACCCGTTCAAACAGAATCCTTAACAAAAACTGAGATTATGCATCTTTTTCCGAGTCGTCAAGCAGAGGAATATGATGGGGAACAGCTTTTATCATTCTTTACAGATCGCGAAGCGCATATTGTTCTAAAAGAAAAAGAATTACAAATGGAACGGGCCCATGGTCATATTTTATTAAGCGGAGAGCATTTAACAATCTCTGATGAAATTATTACGACGACTTCCTATATGTATGGTTTATTTAACGCTCAAGTAGTTTTAGGAAATACTTCTATGAATAAATTAATGAGTAATGCTCGAAATGCACTGAATGTTATGAAAACATCTGGGCAGAGGATTTATATTGAATTAAATGGAAGCTATCATTTGTTAACCATGCCTTCTGCATTTGAAATGAGTTTCAATTATGCAAAATGGTATTATAAATTGGCAGATGACATGCTAATTATCACAAATTATACAACCGTAGCAGATGCGGAACTTAAATTAGAAGTAAGAAGTCAGTCAGGTCATGCATATAAATTTATTGTGACGAATCAAATTACAATGAATGAAAATGAATATAATGTGCCTTTTAATATGGAAAAAGATGGAAATACGTTAACTTTTACACCAGATAATCAATCAACAATGGCAAAGAATTATCCTAATTTAGCTTATTATATGCAAATAGACAAGGCTGATTTTATTGTAGCAGATGACCATTTGTTAGTGGAAAGCCAGTTAGATAGCGCATATCCACTTGTCGTAATTGCGCTAGCAGAAACAGCAGAGTTTGATTTAACGATACAAGGGAAAACACAAGGAAATGGGTTTCAATTCGCTCAGCGTGACTTTGCAACAGAAGTGAACAAATATAACCGACATTTTGAAAAAATCATGAATCAATTTAAATTAACTCATGAAAATAAAGACATTCAAACAGAAATGAGTCGCTTAAACACTTTAGCATGGTGGTATACACACAATATGTTAGTTCATTATTTGATGCCTCATGGGTTAGAGCAATACGGTGGAGCAGCTTGGGGGACCAGGGATGTTTCTCAAGGTCCTGTTGAATATTTCTTTGCTACGGATAAGGCCGAAATTGTTCGAGATATTATTCAAACATTATTTGCCAATCAATTTGAAAATGACGGGAATTGGCCACAATGGTTTATGTTTGATAAATATGATCAAATTAAGGCCGAAGAAAGCCACGGTGATGTGATTGTCTGGCCGTTAAAAGTAGTTGGAGATTATTTGAAACGTACGGGTGATTATTCATTACTAGAAAGCCAAATTCCTTATACAGATCGAAATACTTTTAAAAAGACTACTAAGACAGTTTCATTACTAGAGCATTTAAGAAAAGAAATCGACTATATTAAAGGCAATTTCTTGGCGGGAACTTATTTATCTTGCTATGGCGATGGTGATTGGGATGATACGCTGCAACCTTACGATAGTCGCTTGAAAAAGAATATGGCAAGTAGCTGGACAGTAGCCTTAACTTATCAAACATTAAAACAATTAACTGAAGTTTTGGCTGGAAAAGCACCAGAATTTTCACTGGAAATTGCTGAATTAGTTACTGGAATTGAAAAAGATTTCAAAAAATATATGCTTCAAACAGACGTAATTCCTGGCTTTGTCTATATGGAAGATCCAGAGCATGTGGAACTAATGATTCATCCAACTGATACGAAAACTGGAATCCAATATCGTTTATTGCCAATGACTCGAAGCATGATTGGTGAGTTGTTAACGCCAGAAGAAGCAGAAGCTCATTATCAATTGATTCGCCAAGAGCTTTATCATCCAGATGGCGTGCGTTTGATGAACCGTCCTGCAACCTATCAAGGTGGTGTAAGCACGAACTTTAAGCGAGCAGAACAAGCTGCAAACTTTGGGCGCGAAGTGGGATTACAATACGTGCATGCGCATATTCGTTTTACTGAAGCGATGGCAAAAGTAGGGAAAGCAGATGAAGTTTGGCGTGGCTTTTCTGTTATTAATCCGGTTCAAATTACGGATGTGGTAGCCAATGCTGAAAGACGTCAAAGTAACGCTTATTTCAGTAGTTCTGATGGAAACTTTAAAACGCGTTATGCAGCTCAAGAACACTTTTCGGAATTGAAGACAGGTGATGTCACGGTTAAAGGTGGCTGGAGAATTTATTCTAGTGGACCAGGAATATATATGAATCAATTGATATCAAATGGTTTAGGAATTCGTAAGGAGTCTGACCATCTAATCTTTGATCCTATTCTAACGAAGGAACTAGATGGATTGATCTTTAAGTATGAGTGTTTAGGTGTTCCTGTTGAAATTCACTACCATGTGGGACAACAAGAAGTAAAAGGAATTAAAGTTAATGGTGAGTTGTTACCAAGTGAAATAGAAACGAACCGCTATCGAGATGGTGGGATTAAGGTAGCTAATGATGTGCTTAAAGCTGCTTTGCTGAAAAGTCAAAAAATCGATATTTATTGCTAA
- a CDS encoding LacI family DNA-binding transcriptional regulator gives MVGIKDIAKKAGVSISTVSYALNGSPKVTEATRNRIRAIADELHYVPNMAARTLKRQQTNIIGVYLTNYGGSFYGQLLEGVMDTLFAKGYEMIVCCGDKSHLFLPERMIDGAIILDATFSDEEIMRYAKRGHQIVVLDRELEHQNIRQVLLDNKAGATLAIDCLKYKSERPFYIVTGPVDSQDSRERLKACQIELDRSATPYQLIEGDFTEKSGRLAAEQIHREYQEPVAVFSLNDEMAIGMYKYFAKTELNIGKEIDLVGFDNTTVSEYLVPSLTTIEYSKHKWGAVAASKLLELIQGEKTENELIYTSLIRGNSVGEKSDL, from the coding sequence GTGGTAGGTATTAAAGATATTGCAAAAAAAGCAGGAGTATCTATTTCAACGGTCTCGTACGCTTTAAATGGCAGTCCGAAGGTTACAGAGGCAACTAGAAATCGTATTAGGGCTATTGCAGATGAGCTGCATTATGTGCCAAATATGGCAGCACGTACGTTAAAGCGTCAACAAACAAATATTATTGGTGTCTATTTAACTAATTATGGTGGGTCTTTTTATGGACAACTATTAGAAGGGGTAATGGATACACTATTTGCTAAAGGTTATGAAATGATTGTTTGCTGTGGCGATAAATCACATTTATTTTTACCAGAGCGGATGATTGATGGCGCAATTATTTTAGATGCTACTTTTTCAGATGAAGAAATAATGCGTTATGCAAAAAGAGGACATCAGATTGTTGTTTTAGATCGTGAGTTGGAGCATCAAAATATTAGACAGGTATTGTTAGATAATAAAGCAGGTGCTACATTGGCGATTGATTGCTTAAAGTATAAAAGTGAGCGTCCATTTTATATTGTGACTGGACCCGTAGATTCCCAAGATAGTCGAGAACGCCTGAAAGCGTGTCAAATTGAATTAGATCGTTCTGCTACACCTTATCAGCTTATTGAAGGTGACTTTACTGAGAAATCCGGTCGTCTAGCAGCTGAACAAATTCACCGAGAGTACCAAGAGCCAGTAGCGGTCTTTTCTTTAAATGATGAAATGGCAATTGGCATGTACAAATATTTTGCTAAAACTGAATTGAACATTGGCAAGGAAATTGATTTAGTTGGATTTGATAATACAACAGTTAGTGAATATTTGGTTCCTAGTCTAACGACTATTGAATATTCTAAACATAAATGGGGAGCTGTCGCAGCTAGCAAGTTACTTGAACTTATTCAAGGTGAGAAGACTGAAAATGAGTTGATTTATACTAGTTTAATCCGAGGAAATTCTGTCGGAGAAAAATCAGATTTATAA
- a CDS encoding ECF transporter S component — translation MDNNTISSRFTVRRIAFLALMVALCQVSRMIFQFLPNVQPVTVILILLTLHLGIWDGIVVATLSILTSNLMLGMGVWTIAQIVSFVMIVLLTGLVIRPYIHKIPFLVMVFYCGLMGFFYGFIISLVQAPFFGIQAFWPYFLAGVPFDAMHAIGNSGFYFILAPILTPLLKKFVAVN, via the coding sequence GTGGACAATAACACTATTTCATCTAGATTTACTGTTCGTAGGATTGCCTTTTTAGCTTTGATGGTGGCATTGTGCCAAGTTAGTCGTATGATTTTCCAATTTTTACCTAATGTTCAACCTGTAACTGTAATTTTAATTTTGTTGACCTTACATTTAGGTATTTGGGATGGAATTGTTGTAGCAACACTATCTATTTTGACGTCTAATTTGATGTTAGGAATGGGTGTTTGGACGATTGCCCAGATTGTATCTTTTGTTATGATTGTTTTATTAACGGGTCTAGTGATTCGTCCTTACATTCATAAAATTCCCTTTTTAGTAATGGTTTTTTATTGCGGGTTGATGGGATTTTTTTATGGCTTTATTATCTCTTTAGTTCAAGCCCCATTCTTTGGTATTCAAGCTTTTTGGCCCTATTTTTTAGCTGGGGTTCCTTTTGACGCAATGCATGCAATTGGCAATAGTGGCTTCTATTTTATACTTGCTCCAATTTTAACACCACTATTGAAAAAATTTGTTGCTGTTAATTAA
- a CDS encoding DUF4430 domain-containing protein, translating to MNKRKIQIAVISIIAVLTLGGAFLNNKYAHVATPQQNKTQVVKKETKKDTVANSKKTAKEKKESLESEKKNESSKESSKDSSKEADTEKKIADKNVEKATSTVIESADDVQEEVANSTTNNETKNPVVEHKEEPNAPPTTPSQPEPTQPTPENKPTPEPKKEVTFSIKGTATNSSSYFISPQKVEMKEGQSVMDVLSDYCRNNGIQVGIRGGTYVAGINNLYEFAKGAESGWLYRVNGVFPSYGAAQYAVQVGDTIEWMYTENMGKDVGAPQV from the coding sequence GTGAATAAACGCAAAATTCAAATAGCAGTCATTTCAATCATTGCGGTACTAACATTGGGTGGTGCTTTTTTAAATAATAAATATGCTCACGTGGCAACACCTCAACAGAATAAAACACAAGTAGTCAAAAAAGAAACAAAAAAAGATACAGTGGCTAATTCTAAAAAAACAGCGAAAGAAAAAAAGGAATCGCTTGAATCAGAAAAAAAGAACGAAAGTAGTAAAGAAAGTTCTAAAGATAGTTCTAAAGAAGCAGATACAGAGAAAAAAATAGCAGATAAGAATGTTGAGAAAGCAACTTCAACGGTCATAGAATCAGCTGATGATGTGCAAGAAGAAGTTGCTAATAGTACGACCAATAACGAAACTAAAAATCCTGTTGTAGAACATAAAGAAGAGCCGAATGCTCCTCCGACAACGCCAAGTCAACCAGAACCAACGCAGCCAACTCCTGAAAATAAACCAACACCAGAACCGAAAAAAGAAGTAACTTTTTCTATTAAAGGAACGGCTACTAACTCAAGTTCTTACTTTATTAGTCCACAAAAAGTTGAAATGAAAGAGGGGCAAAGCGTGATGGATGTCCTTTCAGACTATTGCCGAAATAATGGGATTCAAGTAGGTATTCGTGGGGGCACGTATGTCGCAGGCATTAACAACTTATATGAATTTGCTAAAGGTGCGGAAAGCGGTTGGCTTTACCGAGTGAATGGAGTATTTCCTAGTTATGGTGCTGCTCAATATGCAGTACAAGTTGGGGATACAATTGAATGGATGTATACGGAAAACATGGGGAAAGATGTAGGTGCTCCACAAGTATAG
- a CDS encoding alpha/beta hydrolase, whose protein sequence is MAVLSSRFTSKTLDLAMSFQVIIPQEFKEPLPVLYLLHGLSDDDHSWLDNTALVRYASDMQLVIVMPQVHRSFYTDMVEGGAYWTFLTEELPDLVARWLPISLEKNKTFVAGLSMGGYGALKWGLNYSDKFAGIASLSGATDLVTMWKDDANRDLEFKRLFGSIEKLEGSTNDLSYLITQVKGQTNVPEILQICGTEDFLYDYNLNFSKKLLELGFNYSWVEEKGTHDWVFWDQQIQTVLEWISKKITN, encoded by the coding sequence ATGGCGGTTCTTTCTAGTCGCTTTACGTCCAAAACGTTAGATTTAGCTATGTCTTTTCAAGTTATAATACCGCAAGAATTTAAGGAACCCTTACCAGTTCTTTACCTACTCCATGGACTATCAGATGACGATCACTCGTGGTTAGATAATACAGCTCTAGTGCGTTATGCATCAGATATGCAGTTAGTTATTGTTATGCCACAAGTCCATAGGAGTTTTTATACAGATATGGTTGAAGGTGGGGCTTATTGGACTTTTCTGACGGAAGAGCTTCCTGATTTAGTTGCAAGATGGTTGCCAATTTCTCTCGAAAAAAACAAGACATTTGTTGCTGGTTTATCTATGGGTGGTTATGGTGCTTTGAAATGGGGCTTAAATTATTCTGATAAATTTGCTGGTATCGCATCTTTGTCTGGTGCAACAGATTTAGTCACAATGTGGAAAGATGATGCAAATCGTGATTTGGAATTCAAACGATTATTTGGTTCGATAGAAAAATTAGAAGGTAGTACAAATGATTTGTCTTATTTAATTACCCAGGTTAAAGGACAAACTAATGTTCCTGAGATTCTTCAAATTTGTGGGACAGAGGATTTTTTATATGATTATAATCTTAATTTCTCAAAGAAATTACTGGAGTTAGGTTTTAATTATAGTTGGGTTGAAGAAAAAGGTACGCATGACTGGGTCTTTTGGGACCAACAGATTCAAACAGTTTTAGAATGGATATCTAAGAAAATAACGAATTAA